ATACAAGCAAGATAAGAAACAAATGGAATGTCAAACCTGAACAACATACTCATTGATGATTACATTCTATGAAACAACAAGCTACGAGCATCGGAATGCTTACTGTTGTGAATGAGGGAGCAAGTACCAGTAGGGATGAAGGTGGTGGTCAGCAAAATGCACAGAGGAAGAGCTCACGTCAGAGGATACGTTCTAGAAGGTCTGATGATTTCATCTAGGGCTCGTGTTAGTTAGAGATGGATGTGCTGGCATATACGGGTAAGGAGTGAGTCGTTATAATAAGGGGGTGAATGGTAGTGAGGGGTATCAATCTGTTAAGCTATATTCCTTATTCTCATCTCCTAGTTTTCTCTCTGTATTCTCATCCCTTTCTTCTCTGAATTCTCATCCCCTTCTGCCGTGAATGTTCTGATGTGAGGATTGCAATTCTCCCTTAAGAATTGCTGAGTAAATACATAAACTGCCTTTGTTGCTGATTTCTCTGAGTATTGTTCCATCGAGACTCTGTTACTGAAGGAATTCCCTTCATTGGTGCTTTCATTGCGTTCTCAACTTTGATGGCAGAGGGTACTGGCCTCAAGGTTCTCGATGATTCCTTAAGGGCTGTTCAGGAAGCTCAAATCCAACACCAGAAGGAGTTTGAAGGTTTGCATTCCACTGTGCTGGGTCAGCAAAAGCTTTTCCAAGAGGTATTACTCCGTCTCTCTTATGTTGTTTTTCTCGAGTAACCCGAGAATCGACTTGTGAAAGCCTATATCCGTAAGGGTCggttattttcttaatttcggTTTTGGTTCTCGGGGACAGGTTTAAAATTTCTGAACCGATGACAGGGTGCCTCGAAATTTTACCTCGAAATTGACCTAACCCGAACCGTGATCATCCTACTTCTAGAGTAGAATTACACATAGATCAGAATAAATTCACATAACTGCTGAATAAATGAAACATAAGAGATCGGTCAATATCGGGAGATGCATGCTCGTCGCATCTCATTGATCAATcataatttctcattttcttttcttgataGAAACCATAATTTCTCTCATATCTTACTAGAAGAGGTTTTATCATGTTCCTAATACGGGTTTATTAATAATCAaggttttctttctcttctatTTCGCCCAAATTTCAGACACATGCCACAAACGTGTCCTGTTTCTAAGAAAGTTCCCGCCTGCAGGTCttgccttttcttctttttctttttttctttttttctttttttttttggggaaagGAAGCAACAAGTTTTTGGCACTCTCCGAATATTCTCAAGAAAAGTCATGAGGCCAATATTGAGGAACTCTCTAATCTAAGATGATTTAGGTGATTCGACGTATATTCTCTTTTAAAACAATCTtgagtttaattttttttttttttgtgaatgaaGAGAAAATTTACAATCGGGAGTTTATGGGGCTGCGGATTAGTCAGGCGATGGACACGTCAAGAGTGTGTACAAGTCAAAATGGGCGGCTAAGGACTTTGTGGCCCAAATTTCAATCCCCTGACGGAAATATCTCACCAATGCAGATGAATAATTTTACAAAGTACTACTCCCTAAAACTCTAATCTAGCATTGCGACACCAAGAACATGAAGAACAACAGCAATGGGAATCCCTGCAGGAATCAACTTCTTATATTTGACTCTTCTTCTACTCAATACGGTTGCTCTGGAGTTCTGCATCTGCAGAGACAGCATAAGTAGGACTGAGTTCATCAGAGACCCGGAATCCATCATCTCCAACAACAGTACCTTCAAGCTCGGCTTCTTCAGCCCGCCTAACTCAAGTGAACGTTATGTGGGCATTTGGTACAATCGTGTCCCTTCTCCTGTCATCTGGGTCGCAAACCGGAACAGATCCATCGATGATTCTTCGGGAATCCTGAAACTATCCGATGACGGAAACCTTGTGGTCCAGAATGGACAAAATGAAACTCTATGGTCATCGGATGTTTCGACTACTGGGGCGAACAGCACGAGTGCCCAGATTTTAGATTCAGGGAACTTGGTCTTACGAGGAGCTCAGCTCAATACTCTGTGGCAGAGTTTCGAGATTCCTTCGGACTCATTCTTGCTGAACATGAGAATCAGCCATAGCCAAGGAAAGACAGCGCTCACTTCGTGGAGAAGCCCCTCTGATCCTTCAATTGGGAAGTTCTCGATGGGGATTGATACTGCGACGGGCATTCCTGAGATATTTATATGGAAGGAGGGAAGCCCATCCTATAGGAGTGGTCCGTGGAACGGTCAGGTCTTTATTGGAGTGCCTCATATGAATCCTGTCTACCTGCAAGGGACACGTGTTGCCAATGACGATCAAGGGACTGCATACTTGACCTATTCTTCTTTTAATGAGTCATTTTTGGATTACTTCCAATTGAACCATGAAGGGAACATGGTGAAGTTGTCCTGGTACGATGAAAAGGAGAGATGGGAGATCAGTTGGATGGTCAGAGAGAGCGAGTGCGACTATTATGGCAAATGTGGGGCATTCGGAacttgtgattctaaaatgtCACCGATCTGCAGCTGTTTAAGGGGTTATAAGCCAAAGAAATTGGAGGAATGGAACAGTGGGAATTGGACTAGTGGATGTGTTAGGAGCGCTGCGCAACAGTGTGATCAGATGAACACGAGCCTTAATGGCGAAAGTGGTGAATCAGATGGGTTTCTTAAACTCAGCAACATGAAGGTTCCTGACTCAGCAGTGTGGCTGTCCGAAGAGGAAAGCAAGTGTCCAACACGATGCTTGTCGAATTGTTCGTGCAGGGCTTATGCATATGACAGTGGTATTGGGTGTATGGTGTGGTACGGGGACTTAGTAGATATACAAAAGTTCTCTGAAAGTGGGATCGATCTTTACATACGAGTGGCAGCTTCTGAAATAGGTACCTGTTCGTTGCTTTCAGTTTTCACCTATCACAACTTCTCTTGAGATCGACTAGTTTTCATGTGTTCCCTTGTCTCTGCAGATAAAAATGCGGTAAGCAGAGTGAAAATCATAGTAGCATTGATAGTCGGTGTGATTGGCCTCGCCTTTTCTGGGTATTTCATGTGGCGATGGATTTATAAAAGTAGAGGTGAGCAACTCAATAAAATTAGCGTATTTGAAGCCTGATTATATGAATGTCACAATCACATATTGGTTTCTTTGCTGCGATAATTTATCAGAAAGTGGGAAAACAAGGATACAGAGATCACCTATCGGAGGCTTGCCTAGAGATGACCCCAAGCAAGTGAAACTCGAAGACCTCCCCCTGTATAACTTTAATGAGATTgccaatgctaccaacaaTTTCAGCTCGAACAACATGCTTGGTCGAGGAGGTTTCGGTCAAGTGCATAGGGTAGGTTGgcaaaatctataaattaaataagaaaaagaaatgctgattttttttattttttattttttaatgtttgATCAGATCTCATAATAAATTCTGTTGATCCTCCAGGGAAGGTTCCCAGACGGGCAGGAAATTGCAGTTAAAAGACTTTCGAAATTCTCGGGACAAGGAATGCAGGAGTTCATGAACGAGGTTCTGGTCATCTCAAGGCTTCAACACCGGAATCTTGTCAGGCTTCTCGGGTGCTGCATTGAGGGAGACGAAAGGATCTTGATTTACGAGTACATGCCAAACAAAAGCTTAGATGCCCTCATATTCGGTAAGCTCCTGTTAGGAGATAAGAGTGAGAATATAGGCTCGTGAAATTCTACCTTATTCTGTTGTAAACTCACCGTTGTGTTATCATTTCTTAGATCCGATGAATAGGGGGCAGCTCAATTGGGAAAAAAGGCGAAACATAATTGCGGGAATTGCTCGAGGACTACTTTACCTACACAGGGATTCTAGATTAAGAATTATTCATAGAGATTTGAAAGCAAGCAACGTTTTATTGGATGAAGATCTCAACCCGAAAATATCAGACTTTGGCATGGCAAGGATATTTGGCGTTAACGAAGATCAGGCAAACACGAGAAGAGTTGTCGGGACATAGTAAGCACTTTTCTCCTTTCTCTAGGCTCCCTTGTGGCAAAATTAATCAACTGATTCTAAATATTCTGCAGCGGTTATATGTCTCCGGAATATGCCATGGAAGGGCAGTTTTCTGAGAAATCCGATGTCTTCAGCTTTGGAGTGTTGTTACTGGAGATCCTGAGTGGGAGACGCAACACGAGTTTCTACCTCGATGAGCAGTTCTTGAACCTCCTCGGTTATGTATGTGTCCGTCTGTTGTGTCCATCTCGCACTAATTTGTTGCCTTTCCTTACTATTACATCATCCGAATTAATGAGCTTTCCTGAATATCATGTTTAGGCATGGAGATTATGGACAGATGACAGGGACGGGATGGTCAATTTTGTAGATCCATTGATTGTTGATGCAGACACTCAACCGGTAATCCTGAAGTTCATGCACATGGGATTGCTCTGTGTTCAAGAATCTACGAAAGATAGGCCAAATATGTCCACCGTTGTTTCAATGCTCGAGAGTGAAATTGTCGATCTCCCTGCTCCGAATCAGCCTGCCTTCTTAAACAGCTTGATGGCTTCGAACATGGAATCGCCTCAACAGAGTCAGAAGGTTTCTTCCGTTAATAGCGTTACCATAAGCATTATACAAGCAAGATAAGAAACAAATGGAATGTCAAACCTGAACAAAATACTCATTgatgattttccttttccattctATGAAACAACAAGCTACGAGCACCGGAATGCTTACAGTCATACCAAATTCTTGTTATTAGGTCTTCTAGTGCTCTACAAAGTTAATGTAGAATTTTGCAGTAGCATAGGTACCATTACATCTGCCTCTAGGTATGTATCAGAGACCGGTACTGGAAATTTATTGAACTTCGATTGTTCAGCCTCTCTGAGTTCAAACATGTGGTGCAAGGACATTTGATACTACTGCCTACCTGTTAGCTCGTTTTGGTCGCTAACCGAACATACTCCTTGACGATTCCTCCGGGTGCCTGTGATGTTTATGGCAAGTAAGAAGTATGATTGATGTAGCTGTTATATAACGACCAGACTCAATTTACGGAACTGGCCTAGAAACATGTCAAGCCTAACAATTGGCCCCAAGTTGCTAGTAATCTCATAGGTCGGTTCTTATTAACTATTCACTAATTCCCTTTCCCATCAATGCAGGATTGGGTTGGGGTGTTACAATATTCCCCCACTCAAAGGCTTGACGTCCTATCAAGCTAGACCTAAGACACTTCACTAGATAGATATGATTCTTGAGGTGGCTCCTACGATTCAAGAGCTGGCTCCCATCTAGTCTGTCGAGTGTAGCACTTTGTCCGCATAGCACTTAGTTCCCATAGTTCCGGCCCAATCCGATCTTGGTTCATGGCAACTTGAAGTGTTGCCAGGTTATTCCCAACACTAACTTGGAAGAGGCACAAAACTCGAACTTAGTGGCACGTTTGGGCTCCTTTTATCAGTTGATTTGATGATTTTGGTGACGgcgtaataaaataatttttttggccGAAAATAGCACAAAACGGTTTGTTATACTAAACTTGGACTCTTAAAATTGGGACGTGTAATCTGAACCGAATCAAGCGCAAATTTGACTTAAAAAGGATTGGATTTAAAACCACTTGTGTGAAATGAGAACGAATCCGCACGAATTGAATTTCATGTTTATTCGAAATTAACGAGTAAAAccgattaaaaatattatatttgccTAATTATTTCTTGAGcctaaaatcgatgaattaaaTATTGACATGATTGTGTGTGACCATGTTTGTGTGTTTTGAATTGTGGAAtgtcatttttaattaaaatctcacACAAATCGGATTAATTACGTAAACTCAGTGTTGCGATAAATCTAACAATGAACACGCAAGTATATGTATTACCTCAAGTAATAAAAAGTGGCTAAGAGTATCGTCCCATAGAGACTGGTCTAAACCTCACTAGATACCGAAACTATCACAACTAGCTTTTATAATTGATTCCAAAAAAGTGGTTAAGACTAAATCTAAGAACTTACTAAAGCAACAAAATAAATACGAGTGGAATCAATGGAGATGATCCTGGAACTTTCAATTTTCCCTAGTACTTTATACAATATCGATCATTCTTTCTCTATTCTAACAGATTTCCGATTACTAACCTAGGGTTCTATAATCTTTCTACGCCTCTTCCGAGGGCTACATACCTGTATTGAGTTAATCACTCTATTCCTAGGCAATTAATAGTGAAAACCCATTAATTATCAACCCTAATTTACTACTTAAGGCGTTCGGGTATATTCCTATCCCTCCTACGAATTACTAGATTTTCcaatttaaaataaacttAGACTATCCTATCAATGGCTTAAACTAGAATCCTCTTCCAAGCTTATCTAGATTTCCTAGTCAAATTAATTGGTGATGAGGCAATTAATCGCATTAAGAACAAGATAGAATAATCAATTCAATCGAATTCAATAGATATATAGTAAAGAATTcacaattttataaaaaaatactaGGTTCTATTGAGGCCTAGATGAAGGAGTTTGGCTCATGATCGTAACAGTAAATGTCAAATAAACATAAACATGATAACAATGATTGacttttgacatttttttctctcaaatcCATTTCAATCGAGTTAGTCCTTTTTGCAAGTCCGTTTGTCCCATTTTTTTCATATcgatttataatttcaaaggTTTGTTGTATAATATGTTCGTTAACCAGTGATTTCACACAGTCGTCTCCTAAACCCTTTCACGCTTTCAATGGTAAACATAAAAGTATGAGgtatttttccaattattcTTTCTATTTTGCCCTTACTTAAACAATGATAGTACAAATTTGCtcatttacataattaacaaaacaaaattaattcttAAAATCATTGTACTTTTTAGTAAATGTCCCTACATTCAAACAATACAAGGGAAACAACGTTTCAAACAATATTTCAAGAGATCACGCATCCCTAAGgcaaaatgaaatttatatatcacttaattttttatttttattagaaaattacatcttctttattataataaaaaagtatatagATCCGatcagaaaaataaagagaaagcTATAATTTAACAAGAAGATAAATTTAGTAGTTAAATTAGTATAGATAAATTTAATCTTCAAATGCTATTTCTTATTTGGTGAAATAATTTCTCGGTGAAAATATGTAATTGTTAAGGAGATGTGACTAAAAAGTTGTATTTGTTTCTGCTATATATACCTTCTAGTTTTCcaataaacatataaaaaagggaaaatagccCCATATAACACAGTTTTAATCTTATTTTCACATTCTGGcacatttttaaaagt
The sequence above is drawn from the Punica granatum isolate Tunisia-2019 chromosome 5, ASM765513v2, whole genome shotgun sequence genome and encodes:
- the LOC116207109 gene encoding G-type lectin S-receptor-like serine/threonine-protein kinase At1g11330 is translated as MGIPAGINFLYLTLLLLNTVALEFCICRDSISRTEFIRDPESIISNNSTFKLGFFSPPNSSERYVGIWYNRVPSPVIWVANRNRSIDDSSGILKLSDDGNLVVQNGQNETLWSSDVSTTGANSTSAQILDSGNLVLRGAQLNTLWQSFEIPSDSFLLNMRISHSQGKTALTSWRSPSDPSIGKFSMGIDTATGIPEIFIWKEGSPSYRSGPWNGQVFIGVPHMNPVYLQGTRVANDDQGTAYLTYSSFNESFLDYFQLNHEGNMVKLSWYDEKERWEISWMVRESECDYYGKCGAFGTCDSKMSPICSCLRGYKPKKLEEWNSGNWTSGCVRSAAQQCDQMNTSLNGESGESDGFLKLSNMKVPDSAVWLSEEESKCPTRCLSNCSCRAYAYDSGIGCMVWYGDLVDIQKFSESGIDLYIRVAASEIDKNAVSRVKIIVALIVGVIGLAFSGYFMWRWIYKSRESGKTRIQRSPIGGLPRDDPKQVKLEDLPLYNFNEIANATNNFSSNNMLGRGGFGQVHRGRFPDGQEIAVKRLSKFSGQGMQEFMNEVLVISRLQHRNLVRLLGCCIEGDERILIYEYMPNKSLDALIFDPMNRGQLNWEKRRNIIAGIARGLLYLHRDSRLRIIHRDLKASNVLLDEDLNPKISDFGMARIFGVNEDQANTRRVVGTYGYMSPEYAMEGQFSEKSDVFSFGVLLLEILSGRRNTSFYLDEQFLNLLGYAWRLWTDDRDGMVNFVDPLIVDADTQPVILKFMHMGLLCVQESTKDRPNMSTVVSMLESEIVDLPAPNQPAFLNSLMASNMESPQQSQKVSSVNSVTISIIQAR